In the genome of Dermacentor silvarum isolate Dsil-2018 chromosome 1, BIME_Dsil_1.4, whole genome shotgun sequence, one region contains:
- the LOC119445363 gene encoding uncharacterized protein LOC119445363, whose product MRQKLKKYDLSLTVNSDGSPLFKSSKYSIWPVQVTVNELPPHIHSKHVFTTQLWYGQSHPEMGLLMGSFVQEMEDLMQGGITWTDGTTFISSQVHPFRCSADAPARAIMQNMRQFNGRFGCGWCLHPGTIVEGTIKYTIDEPVPDRTMEETINAMKTAARTGTIVQGIKGPTPLINMPHFDIIWGFTPDYMHCVLLGVARQFTELWLSSVGQPYYIGRPALLSAVDKRLCNIKPPLCFRLQRTLSLRKYWKATEWQLWLLWFSLPCLDGILPTEYLKHFILLIKGVSLLLMDNVSSTDVSESASLLVKFVVGVQFLYGEKEMTFNVHQLLHLPKSVVLQGPLWSHSCFVFESNIGHVKELVTSAKGVPIQIVERLLMASSFASLKASALPQTREFLTKGNGAKCGAVVSMIGKPRKALQPVLNLVMNHIGCMTIGPIVEHDKVAVSRYVFHSKQYKRPNKTDCTAAMLPSGACVTISHILGFKDIAGKERVFAVCKKFDTCQTEAPYIHKA is encoded by the exons ATGCGCCAGAAACTAAAGAAATATGACCTCAGTCTTACTGTTAACTCCGATGGAAGCCCACTGTTTAAGTCTTCAAAGTATTCAATTTGGCCAGTTCAGGTGACAGTCAATGAACTGCCGCCACATATCCACAGCAAACATGTTTTCACCACACAACTTTGGTATGGGCAATCGCATCCTGAAATGGGACTGCTAATGGGCAGTTTTGTGCAAGAAATGGAGGACCTCATGCAGGGTGGCATCACCTGGACGGATGGCACAACATTCATCTCTTCGCAG GTCCACCCGTTCCGCTGTTCTGCTGATGCCCCAGCAAGGGCAATAATGCAAAATATGCGCCAGTTCAATGGACGTTTTGGCTGTGGCTGGTGCTTGCATCCTGGGACCATTGTAGAAG GAACCATTAAGTATACAATTGACGAGCCAGTGCCAGACAGAACAATGGAAGAAACCATCAATGCCATGAAGACAGCAGCACGCACAGGGACAATTGTTCAAGGCATAAAGGGTCCAACTCCATTAATAAATATGCCACACTTTGATATAATCTGGGGATTCACACCAGATTACATGCATTGTGTGTTGCTGGGAGTTGCACgccagtttacagaactgtggcTCTCCAGTGTAGGCCAGCCCTACTACATTGGGAGGCCAGCACTGCTCAGTGCTGTAGACAAGCGGCTGTGCAACATAAAGCCACCATTATGTTTTAGACTGCAGCGTACCCTTTCCTTACGGAAGTATTGGAAAGCTACTGAGTGGCAGCTGTGGCTATTGTGGTTTTCACTGCCTTGTTTAGACGGTATTTTGCCTACCGAGTATCTTAAGCATTTCATCTTGCTTATTAAGGGAGTGTCACTACTGCTGATGGACAATGTTAGCAGCACTGATGTCAGTGAAAGCGCTAGCCTACTAGTGAAGTTTGTAGTGGGTGTGCAGTTTCTTTATGGAGAAAAAGAAATGACATTTAATGTACACCAGCTTTTGCACTTGCCCAAGAGTGTGGTACTGCAGGGACCACTTTGGTCACATTCCTGCTTTGTATTTGAATCAAACATAGGGCATGTGAAGGAGCTGGTCACATCTGCAAAAGGAGTGCCAATCCAAATTGTGGAACGGCTGTTGATGGCTAGCTCTTTTGCTAGTCTTAAAGCATCAGCTCTCCCTCAGACTAGAGAATTCTTAACCAAAGGCAATGGTGCAAAATGTGGGGCAGTTGTTTCTATGATTGGCAAGCCGCGGAAAGCACTGCAGCCAGTTTTGAATTTGGTAATGAACCATATTGGCTGCATGACAATTGGCCCCATCGTAGAACACGACAAAGTTGCAGTGTCTCGTTATGTTTTTCACAGCAAACAGTACAAAAGACCAAACAAAACTGACTGCACTGCCGCAATGCTTCCATCTGGGGCATGTGTAACAATTTCTCACATCCTTGGGTTTAAAGACATTGCTGGCAAAGAGAGAGTTTTTGCAGTATGTAAAAAATTTGACACGTGTCAGACTGAAGCTCCCTATATTCACAAGGCCTAA